From the genome of Colletotrichum higginsianum IMI 349063 chromosome 4, whole genome shotgun sequence, one region includes:
- a CDS encoding Tyrosinase central domain-containing protein has protein sequence MTSSSFLTIGVLVLLFTLALAGPSPRDRVDRLQDAGMRKLKAHLARHPPKSRCTLKTAVKRKEWSSLTLDERRSYISAVKCLASKPPKYSPSVVPGARSRYDDFVATHIQQTMSIHATVRPRNAWVKDEVADHLQANFLSWHRYYVWAYEKALREECGYKGYQPYEHWPYYASDPLSSPLFNGNETSMSGDGSYVPHPGIPFGTLTIQPANGGGCIMSGPFKDFKTNLGPLAPVLTDVPPNPRQDGLGYNPRCLRRDINPNSSKFTSEAHTYDLLTQNPDIYWFQTVMQGEMEKGQPGVHGGGHFTISGDPGGDFFNSPADPAFFLHHAMIDRTWWIWQMQDLNTRLKAVSGTIAPMGVGVNGTLDDDVDLSVNAPKVKLGDLLDTMNGPFCYIYV, from the exons ATGACTTCTTCCAGCTTTCTAACCATTGGCGTCCTCGTACTTTTGTTCACCCTGGCTCTTGCTGGCCCGTCCCCGAGAGACAGAGTTGATCGGCTGCAAGATGCTGGCATGAGGAAGCTCAAGGCGCATCTGGCTCGCCATCCGCCGAAATCTCGTTGCACGCTCAAGACTGCCGTTAAGCGAAAAGAGTG GTCTTCACTCACGCTCGACGAGCGACGTAGTTACATCTCGGCTGTGAAGTGTCTCgcgtcgaagccgccgaagTACTCACCGTCGGTTGTTCCCGGCGCAAGAAGTCGTTACGACGATTTCGTAGCCACCCACATCCAGCAAACCATGAGCATCCACGCAACTGTTAGACCTCGCAATGCTTGGGTAAAAGATGAGGTTGCTGACCACCTGCAGGCCAACTTCTTGTCATGGCATAGATACTATGTCTGGGCGTACGAGAAAGCACTGAGGGAAGAATGCGGGTACAAGGGTTATCAACCG TATGAACACTGGCCATACTATGCCTCCGATCCCCTGAGTTCTCCGCTTTTCAACGGCAATGAGACAAGCATGTCTGGCGACGGATCCTATGTCCCTCATCCCGGAATCCCATTCGGCACTCTGACCATCCAGCCGGCGAACGGGGGAGGCTGCATCATGAGCGGACCGTTCAAGGA CTTCAAGACGAACCTTGGTCCATTAGCCCCGGTCCTCACCGACGTCCCGCCCAACCCCCGTCAAGACGGCCTGGGATACAATCCCCGCTGCCTCCGTCGCGATATCAACCCCAACTCGTCCAAGTTTACGAGCGAGGCCCATACCTACGACCTACTCACTCAAAACCCGGACATCTACTGGTTCCAGACTGTGATGCAGGGCGAGATGGAAAAGGGGCAACCCGGCGTCCACGGGGGTGGGCATTTCACCATTTCCGGTGACCCTGGCGGC GACTTTTTCAATTCCCCTGCTGACCCAGCTTTCTTCCTCCACCACGCCATGATTGACCGCACCTGGTGGATCTGGCAGATGCAGGACCTCAACACGCGCTTGAAGGCGGTGTCAGGAACGATTGCGCCGATGGGCGTCGGGGTGAACGGTAcgctcgacgatgacgtTGACCTGTCGGTGAATGCTCCGAAGGTCAAGTTGGGTGACTTGCTCGATACGATGAACGGCCCTTTCTGTTACATCTATGTGTGA